Proteins encoded within one genomic window of Triticum aestivum cultivar Chinese Spring chromosome 2D, IWGSC CS RefSeq v2.1, whole genome shotgun sequence:
- the LOC123050612 gene encoding uncharacterized protein: protein MGSLFSSPAGGDSLPVSKKYIGRSIRSKEQDVALRISTLVDIAIEHYNSNNPGAEFEYPEYPPQSTTEMKAACIGFRGTFWYHLCFSAHPMDATAETQHFFAELYFDKQYLELAVETCIILEKPLCRFSSSCAFCPDESNILHPSDEEFVCGKQDHKKEFFRRRDMLVRPYSSFMTPPDIDNTVIDIDSTEDP, encoded by the exons ATGGGTTCCCTATTCTCTTCCCCTGCCGGCGGCGACTCTCTCCCAGTCTCAAAAAAGTACATTGGCCGCTCTATTAGGTCAAAAGA ACAGGACGTCGCCCTCCGAATTTCTACGCTTGTCGACATCGCCATCGAACATTACAACTCCAACAATCCA GGTGCCGAGTTCGAGTATCCTGAGTATCCTCCCCAGTCGACCACGGAGATGAAGGCTGCCTGCATTGGTTTTAGGGGAACTTTCTGGTACCACCTCTGCTTTTCGGCTCACCCCATGGATGCCACCGCCGAGACGCAACACTTTTTCGCTGAGCTATATTTTGATAAACAGTACCTCGAACTAGCCGTTGAAACATGCATCATCTTAG AAAAGCCGTTGTGCCGCTTTAGCAGCTCGTGTGCATTTTGTCCAGACGAATCCAATATCTTGCACCCAAGTGATGAAGAATTTGTCTGTGGAAAGCAAGATCACAAAAAAGAATTCTTCCGCAGGAGAGATATGCTAGTGCGGCCATACAGTTCTTTTATGACACCTCCTGATATAGATAACACCGTCATAGACATAGATAGCACCGAAGATCCATGA